Genomic segment of Verrucomicrobiota bacterium:
TTACCATACCGGCTATCAGGAAGGACTTGGCGTTTATTAGCTTGGCGACGACGTGACATATAGTTTTTATCCGATTAAAAGTTTACTTTTTCTTGGCGGCCCCAGCTACAGCGCCCGCTTTAGGACGTTTAACACCATACTTGGAGCGGCTCACACGGCGCTTTTCAACCCCAAGCGCATCAAGTGTACCACGGACGACGTGATAACGAACACCAGGAAGATCTTTCACTTTGCCGCCACGAACCAATACAATCGAATGCTCTTGAAGGTTATGACCTTCATCAGGAATATAAGCAATGACCTCAATCCCATTCGTCAAGCGAACTTTAGTCACTTTACGGAGGGCGGAGTTCGGCTTTTTAGGCGTACGAGTCATGACTTGAAGGCAAACACCACGGCGTTGCGGACAACTCTTCAAAGCCGGAGACTTTGATTCGTACCTGACCCTTTTGCGGCCTTTTTTCACGAGCTGGTTGATTGTTGGCATAAAAAATGTTTCTCTTGTTTTATTCAATTCAGACAATAGTTCTCCCCTCTTTTAAGTGATGTTTTAGACAAACTCACCAACGTAATACTTGCTTATTGCAAATACTCCAATGAAGGGAAAATCAAACTATAGTGAAACTGACTTTTCCTGCAAGCACTTTCTTGAAAATTTTTATAATTCTTTTTTAAATATTTTATATGACTGAAAATCATCTTATAAAACTTGTAGTTTGAGGAAATTTTCGACGAGTTTTTTGCCTTCACGTGTAAGGATAGACTCGGGGTGAAACTGGACGCCATAGATCGGGAATTGTTTATGTTGGACACCCATGATTTCATTTTCAGCGGTCTCAGCAGTAATCTCGAGGCAATCAGGGCATGTCTCGCGTTTAATGATCAATGAATGGTAACGCGTCGCGTCAAAGGGATTGTCCAAACCGGCAAAAAGCCCTTTATTATTATGGATAATCGGAGAGGTCTTCCCGTGCATGAGACGTTCAGCCCGGATCACATCCCCACCGAATACATGTCCGATACATTGGTGCCCAAGACACACTCCAAAGAGTGGGATTTTCGGGCCAAATTCCTTAATAACAGCATTTGACATTCCTGCCTCTAGCGGTGTGCAAGGTCCCGGGGATATCACGATCTTGTCCGGCTGCAACTGCGCAATTTGCTCGAGGCTGATCTGGTCATTACGGTACACGAGCGGTCGCGCCCCCAACTCCCCGATGTATTGGACGAGGTTAAAGGTGAATGAATCGTAGTTATCGATGAGTAGAATCTTTTGCATAAAAATAGTTTACCCTGTGTCATTAACCACAAAACGCCAAAAATATCGGGATATTATTTATATATATCCTTTTTAAATCCCTGTTTTCGAATCGGCAACTTGAAATTAATGAATCTTAGCCAGAGCTTAATTGCCTTCAAATCAGAAATCAACTGCATGCTCTAAAAAAAATATCAGAGCTGCGGGCAATTCTGAATTCACTTTTCTGAAAATTCATGATTCTTTTCTGCGCTCTAAATCAAACGTTTTGTCGGATCTCTGGGGACCTTACCCTTCCATATTTTTCGCCATGGCGAGAGCGGTGATAGCGGCCCGGGCTTTATTACAGCTCTCATCATATTCGCCTTGCGGGGTGGAGTCCACCACGAGCCCTCCACCTGCTTGGACATAGGCTTTACCATCCTTGATCAAGACTGTCCGGAGGGCGATGCACGAGTCGAGATTCCCGTCGAACCCGAAATAACCCACAGCCCCGGCATAAACCCCGCGACAGGTAGGTTCCTGCTCGGCAATAATCTGCATGGCCCGGATCTTTGGCGAGCCCGACACGGTTCCCGCAGGGAATGTCGCCCGCATGACATCGTATGCGGTCTTTTCCTGATGCAACTGACCAACAACATGAGAAACGATATGCATCACGTGGGAGTAACGTTCAACCACCATAAAATCAGTCACTTTGACCGAATGAAAATCACAAACCCGGCCTACGTCATTACGCGCGAGGTCAATCAACATCACATGCTCCGCCCTTTCCTTAGGGTCGGCTAAAAGCTCTTTTTCCAAGGCGACATCTTCCTCAGGTGTCTCCCCGCGCTTACGGGTCCCTGCAATCGGGCGAATCTCGACTTTCCGGTTATTACAGCGGACATGAACCTCTGGTGAGGCTCCAACAATCGCCATACTGCCAAGTTCCACGCAGAACATATAGGGTGAAGGATTTACGTGGCGCAAGATACGGTAAAGGCTCAAGGGTGACGCCTTATAGTCAGATTCAAATCTCTGGGATGGAACGACTTGAAAGATGTCACCTGCCTTAATATATTCCTTCATCTCGATCGTCATATCCAAATAATCCTGGTGGGACATATTTGCGGGAGGAAGAGTCACCTCGGGTTTTTTTGGAATCTCATTAAGTGCATGAGACCGAGGAGCTTCCAATAACTTTCTGATTTGAGCAATTTGCTCAATAGCGAGGCCATATTTCACCTCCAAATCACCATTAACATGCACATTCACAACGATTTGTAATGTTTTCCGCAGATGATCAAAAATGAGCAATTTGTCCGTGATCAAAAATAAGGCATCAGGAATTTGCAGGTCATCCTTTTTCGCCCGCCGCACAGTGGGTTCAAAATAAGTCACCGCCTCGTAACCAATAAAACCAACGGCCCCGCCAAAAAAGAGGGGCAAGGACCCATGTGACACCGGGGAGAATTGCGCCATGTAATTTTGGAGGAAAACCAAGGGATCCGCACCCATTTCTGAGGTCTGGCACTTTTCGCCTTCACGGATCTCGACTTTGCCCGCGCGAAAGACCAGCTCTGTCCGCAGATCAAAGCCGACAAATGAATAACGCCCGCTGACCTGAGAACTCTCCGCCGACTCGAAAAGAAAGGCGTTTTTGCCCTGCCCGCGCAATTTGCTGTAAACATCTACCGGGGTTTCACAATCTGCCAAAAGCTCCACATAAACGGGAATCAAGTTCCCTTTTTGGGCGAGTTTGCAGAATTCTTCTTTGGAAGGGTGTATGCTCATGATGGGGAATAGGTTTTTTCAGGATCAAAAATACGGAGTTCATTGACGGGGCGGACTACCCCACCAAGACTGACCTCTTGGTAAAAACAGGACATATACCCCGTGTGGCAGGCTCCCCCCGTTTGTTCCACCTCGAAAAGCAACGTATCCCCGTCGCAGTCGATGGCAAATTTCTTTACCATTTGAGTGTGACCGCTGGTTTCACCTTTGATCCAATACTTTTTGCGGGAACGGCTCCAGAAATTCGTCTTACCCGTTTCCAGCGTGGCGATAATCGAGTCCTGATTCATCCAAGCCATCATCAGCACCCGCTTGGTATTCACATCCTGGACGATGGCAGGAACCAGTCCGTCGGCGTTAAACTTGATTTTTTCGAGAAACTGCGTGTTCATTTTTTCTCCTTGAGAGGGCCGGTATCACGACCGGCCAAAGATTTTATACGATGGATCAAGTGCCGCAGCCTACGCAACTTGCGCCGCTCTTTCAACCCCCTATTTTGTTTCCTGCAAGTTTTTTGACATTTGGGCGGATTCGGTTTAAATAAGTAACATCCCCCTTGTCACCCTCCTGAAATAGATAAAAATCAGGATCGAATACCGTGCAATTTACTGATTTACAAGTCGAGCTCACCAGCCCCGGAGGGAAAGCCTATGCCCGCCTCTTGATCGGGTATCCTTACCAACTCGAAGGCGACCTCAATGACCTGCCCTATGGCTTGATCGAGAACCGTGACCGCCCCGTCTGTTACCTCGCCTCGCTCCACGCGGATCCTTCCCACCACGGGTTAGGAACCTTATTTCTAGGAAAACTCCCGAAAGTTTTAAAAAATTATCCCGAAGTGAAAGAAATTTATACCCTCGCTTGGGCCACACACCATTCCCACGAGAACCCGACAGAGTTCTACCTCGCCCGTGGCTTTAAATTCATCTCGCACGATGTCACAGACCATCCTTATCTTTCATGCACTATCGGTGGACTGGGGCAATTTGCTCCAGACACCCCTTGCCTCATCAAGGTCCGTCAGACCACCGGCCATGGATGGAGTGCTGCGGCAAAAGTCATCGCCACAGCCGCGGTCCTCGTCACCCTCCCGCTAGTCCTTAAACCCTTATTATGCCGGAGAAGAAGGAGATAAAAATCAGATTGCGGAGGTTTCCTAAAAGAACATCATTATTCCGCACTCTTAATCTGTTAAGAACCTACCAATATCTTCGTAGTTAAGCAGAAATAGGTTTTGAATAGCTGTCGTTGTACAATTTCCACGTCGAATGCAAATGATTTTTGGCAAAGCCCCATAGAGTCAGGTCATCAACAGTCTCCAACCCAAGGTTTACAATATGTTTTGCCCCGGGGTAAAGACCCTCCAACAAAACGGGTAGTGATGGTAATGACCTCCCTGTAATTCATATAGATAGACTAAATCGACCCATTTAAAATGCAATCAAAGCCTCAACACCTTCGTTTTTTACCAGGCGTACCAATGGCGTCGAAAAGCTTATGCGCTAATGGCCGCAGGTCGGACAGGAATCCCGTTGGCGGCGAGGAATTTCTTCACGTCCTCGACGGTGTGTTGACCGTAGTGGAAGATACTGGCAGCCAAAACCGCATCGGCCTTCCCTGTCGTGAGTACATCGAGGAGGTGTTGCAAATTGCCCGCACCACCGCTGGCGATGACCGGCACTTTCACCGCCTCACTGACGGCACTATTTAACTCCAGATCGTAGCCCTTCTTGGTACCATCGGAATCCATGCTCGTGAGTAAAATCTCGCCCGCTCCAAGGGAAACAACCTTGTTTGCCCACTCAATAACATCCATCCCTGTGGGTTTACGCCCGCCGTGGGTGAAAACCTCCCACTTACCCGGACCACTGCGTTTCGCGTCGATTGCCACCACGATACATTGGCTACCGAAAGTGTCTGCCCCTTGGCGAATGAGCTCGGGAGTGTGCACCGCCGATGTATTGATGGAAACTTTATCTGCGCCTGCCTTGAGCATGACACGGACATCTTCGACACTCCGGATCCCCCCGCCGACAGTCAGCGGGATAAAAATCTCACCTGCGGTACGTTCGACGAGATCCACAAGCGTCCCACGGTTTTCGTGACTGGCCCGGATATCGAGGTAAACGAGTTCATCCGCACCTTGGCGGTCGTATTCAATCGCAGCTTCCACAGGGTCACCAGCATCCTGTAACCCGACGAAATTAACCCCTTTGACCACACGGCCATGGGCGACATCCAGACAAGGAATAATTCTCTTGGTAAACATAAGGAACAGGGACATCAATAGGGTTCACCGGCAAAAAACTCAAAAGAAATTCACCAGTATTTTCATTTTAAACTTCTACCCCAGTCTGATGAAACTCTCTTTTACTCGACTCTATGAAAAGGTTCCACTCATGAATACGCCCGATATTGGGGTTTTAGAGAAAAATTGTTCGCGGAAGCTTATCTCAAAGGCCCCCGCTCAACACTCTCAGGAAAATATCAGCGGTAAACTCCAAACTCCTTCACAGCCTCGACAAAGGCCACCAGGTTTTCCCATGGCACTTCCGGTTCCACAAAATGCGTGGGCCCCAAAAGTAATCCACCGCCATTACCGACCGTTTCCATTCGTAACTTCACTTCATTACGGATGTCATCCGGTGTACCAAAGGGCAGAGTGGTCTGTGTCCCGATTGTCCCCCAAAATGAAAGTCTGTCGCCGAACTTGAGTTTCAGCTCGGCAGGATCCACACATTCACACTGGATAGGATTAAGAATATCGACCCCCACTTCGATCAAATCTTCAACCACCGGCAGGATATTCCCGTCACTATGGTAAAAAATCAAAATATCCGGGCGAACTGTACGCGCAGCCTTGATCACACGGGCCAACCGGCCTTTGAGCCATTTGCGCCACATGGGCACACTCATAATCATGCTCCTCTGGGAAGCCACATCATCCCCGAGCATCAAAACATCAATACCTGACTCAGCCATGTTTCTAGCCTGGCCTTCCCTTTTCTCAGTAATCCTATCGAGAAACGCCTCGGCAAACTCCTGATTATCAATAAAATCCATCATGAGTAACTCCATACTCCTCATATACCAGGCCACTTCAAAAATCGTACAAGCCATGGAGCCAAGAACAGCAAACCCTTTACCTTGGATATCCTTCACGGCACTAGTCATATACTCGTGCCGGTAATAGGCATCCATATCCGGCAACGGATAATCCATCACATCTCGCACAGTAGAGAGCTTGAGCATCGGATAAATAAATCCCTCCAAGTGGCTGTGACTTTTATCATCACTTTCCGTCGGCAAATGACCTACACCCCACTCATCGATAAAGGCCTTTTCTGGAAGATTTTTAAAGTATTTGGAGTAGTCATTTTTTAAAGTCGTCGGCGCAGACATTAACATGCGCGTATCCACCCCAAAATACTCGTCCGGACTCGTATGCCCCGTTTTTTCCTTAAAAATATCATACATCGGGCCTGTCAGACCCCAGCTCAAATCAAAGGGGACACGATCCGGAATTTGCCTTTTCATGGCCCTCAAAACACGTTCCCTACTTGTCATAGTCGATAACGTAGAATTACTCATAATAATATATTCAAATGTTCGTCGTTTATGTTCCTGTTATTGAATCAATATTGACTTATTACGGCTTAACAGGAGCAAGAAGAATGCATTTTATGCGCTGACAACGCCCATTCCAGAGTATTAACGTCCCATTCAGCACCTCCATCAGGGCAAAACGATTCCCTAAAAGCTGATAAAACCTTTTTTCCGCCGTTCTACTGGTCCTGCAGCTTCTGCTGCTGGATATCTTTTTGGAGCTTGAGTAATTGTTCTGGATTTACCCCGTCGCTATTAAGATTTTCAGGGGCTTTTTGGATCATATCCTGCATGGCCT
This window contains:
- the rpsL gene encoding 30S ribosomal protein S12; translation: MPTINQLVKKGRKRVRYESKSPALKSCPQRRGVCLQVMTRTPKKPNSALRKVTKVRLTNGIEVIAYIPDEGHNLQEHSIVLVRGGKVKDLPGVRYHVVRGTLDALGVEKRRVSRSKYGVKRPKAGAVAGAAKKK
- the hisF gene encoding imidazole glycerol phosphate synthase subunit HisF, which translates into the protein MFTKRIIPCLDVAHGRVVKGVNFVGLQDAGDPVEAAIEYDRQGADELVYLDIRASHENRGTLVDLVERTAGEIFIPLTVGGGIRSVEDVRVMLKAGADKVSINTSAVHTPELIRQGADTFGSQCIVVAIDAKRSGPGKWEVFTHGGRKPTGMDVIEWANKVVSLGAGEILLTSMDSDGTKKGYDLELNSAVSEAVKVPVIASGGAGNLQHLLDVLTTGKADAVLAASIFHYGQHTVEDVKKFLAANGIPVRPAAISA
- the trpE gene encoding anthranilate synthase component I, which codes for MSIHPSKEEFCKLAQKGNLIPVYVELLADCETPVDVYSKLRGQGKNAFLFESAESSQVSGRYSFVGFDLRTELVFRAGKVEIREGEKCQTSEMGADPLVFLQNYMAQFSPVSHGSLPLFFGGAVGFIGYEAVTYFEPTVRRAKKDDLQIPDALFLITDKLLIFDHLRKTLQIVVNVHVNGDLEVKYGLAIEQIAQIRKLLEAPRSHALNEIPKKPEVTLPPANMSHQDYLDMTIEMKEYIKAGDIFQVVPSQRFESDYKASPLSLYRILRHVNPSPYMFCVELGSMAIVGASPEVHVRCNNRKVEIRPIAGTRKRGETPEEDVALEKELLADPKERAEHVMLIDLARNDVGRVCDFHSVKVTDFMVVERYSHVMHIVSHVVGQLHQEKTAYDVMRATFPAGTVSGSPKIRAMQIIAEQEPTCRGVYAGAVGYFGFDGNLDSCIALRTVLIKDGKAYVQAGGGLVVDSTPQGEYDESCNKARAAITALAMAKNMEG
- a CDS encoding aminodeoxychorismate/anthranilate synthase component II, which produces MQKILLIDNYDSFTFNLVQYIGELGARPLVYRNDQISLEQIAQLQPDKIVISPGPCTPLEAGMSNAVIKEFGPKIPLFGVCLGHQCIGHVFGGDVIRAERLMHGKTSPIIHNNKGLFAGLDNPFDATRYHSLIIKRETCPDCLEITAETAENEIMGVQHKQFPIYGVQFHPESILTREGKKLVENFLKLQVL
- the hisI gene encoding phosphoribosyl-AMP cyclohydrolase, producing the protein MNTQFLEKIKFNADGLVPAIVQDVNTKRVLMMAWMNQDSIIATLETGKTNFWSRSRKKYWIKGETSGHTQMVKKFAIDCDGDTLLFEVEQTGGACHTGYMSCFYQEVSLGGVVRPVNELRIFDPEKTYSPS
- a CDS encoding uroporphyrinogen decarboxylase family protein, producing the protein MSNSTLSTMTSRERVLRAMKRQIPDRVPFDLSWGLTGPMYDIFKEKTGHTSPDEYFGVDTRMLMSAPTTLKNDYSKYFKNLPEKAFIDEWGVGHLPTESDDKSHSHLEGFIYPMLKLSTVRDVMDYPLPDMDAYYRHEYMTSAVKDIQGKGFAVLGSMACTIFEVAWYMRSMELLMMDFIDNQEFAEAFLDRITEKREGQARNMAESGIDVLMLGDDVASQRSMIMSVPMWRKWLKGRLARVIKAARTVRPDILIFYHSDGNILPVVEDLIEVGVDILNPIQCECVDPAELKLKFGDRLSFWGTIGTQTTLPFGTPDDIRNEVKLRMETVGNGGGLLLGPTHFVEPEVPWENLVAFVEAVKEFGVYR